The following are encoded in a window of Williamwhitmania sp. genomic DNA:
- a CDS encoding GNAT family N-acetyltransferase: METVTISPMISKHWEKVKQIYESGITTGVATFETAAPSWEKWNSGHLPFGRLVAIRNNEVVGWAALSPVSSRCVYGGVAEVSVYIADSYKGQGIGKLLLRNLIDESESNNIWTLQAGIFTDNIASVKLHVGVGFRVIGYREKIGKLNDNWKDNYILEKRSKKVGID; the protein is encoded by the coding sequence ATGGAAACTGTAACAATTAGCCCAATGATATCCAAGCATTGGGAAAAAGTAAAGCAAATTTATGAAAGTGGCATTACCACAGGCGTTGCTACGTTTGAGACAGCAGCTCCAAGTTGGGAAAAGTGGAATAGTGGACATTTGCCTTTTGGCAGATTAGTTGCAATACGCAACAACGAAGTAGTTGGCTGGGCTGCACTTAGCCCAGTATCAAGCAGATGTGTCTATGGTGGTGTTGCAGAAGTTAGTGTCTACATTGCCGACAGTTACAAAGGACAAGGCATTGGTAAATTGCTTTTAAGAAATCTGATAGATGAGAGTGAAAGTAATAACATTTGGACTTTGCAAGCAGGAATTTTTACCGATAACATAGCAAGTGTAAAACTTCACGTAGGTGTTGGTTTTAGAGTAATTGGTTATAGAGAAAAAATTGGAAAATTAAATGACAATTGGAAAGACAACTATATTTTAGAAAAGCGAAGTAAAAAGGTAGGGATTGA
- a CDS encoding ArsI/CadI family heavy metal resistance metalloenzyme produces the protein MKRFHVHVRVKNLQESIEFYSALFSVQPTVVKADYAKWMLEDPRINYAISTGHSENGIEHLGLQLESEEELHEVFANMQKAKGTVREEGECTCCYSKSQKSWITDPQGVDWEAFYTHGTATVYGEGIITRPAPEVMEQWTGNDGKDAALETLAVVNENSCDNGNCNN, from the coding sequence ATGAAAAGATTTCACGTTCACGTAAGAGTTAAAAACCTTCAGGAAAGCATTGAATTTTATAGTGCGTTATTTAGCGTACAACCAACGGTAGTAAAAGCAGACTACGCTAAATGGATGCTGGAAGACCCCAGAATAAATTATGCGATTTCGACAGGGCATAGTGAAAATGGCATTGAACATTTGGGTTTGCAGCTCGAAAGCGAAGAAGAATTGCACGAAGTTTTCGCCAATATGCAAAAAGCAAAAGGAACTGTTCGAGAAGAGGGAGAGTGTACTTGTTGCTATTCAAAATCTCAAAAAAGTTGGATTACCGACCCCCAAGGAGTTGATTGGGAAGCATTTTATACACACGGTACAGCCACAGTTTATGGCGAAGGCATTATTACGAGACCTGCCCCAGAAGTAATGGAACAATGGACAGGGAATGATGGAAAAGATGCTGCACTTGAAACCCTAGCTGTTGTAAATGAAAATAGTTGCGATAATGGAAACTGTAACAATTAG
- the sigZ gene encoding RNA polymerase sigma factor SigZ, with the protein MTQQNEIKTNCDVPALWQEHKSELRNFILKRVKDQDLTNDILQDVLMKVYTFCISKSGVSNIRSWLFQIAQNTITDNYRKQSKFTDLKNVNELESEDHNVAFNEATNYILPMLNFLPKKYAVPLKLADIDNMKQADIAQKLHLTIPATKSRIQRARQLLKAEFITCCRYETDTQGNIISFDIKESCEPLQKVKKALEK; encoded by the coding sequence ATGACGCAACAGAACGAAATAAAAACTAATTGTGATGTTCCTGCACTTTGGCAAGAACATAAGAGCGAGTTGAGAAATTTTATTCTGAAAAGAGTAAAGGACCAAGACTTAACCAATGATATTCTGCAAGATGTTTTAATGAAGGTTTATACTTTCTGCATTTCAAAATCGGGGGTGAGTAATATTAGGAGCTGGCTTTTCCAAATTGCACAGAACACTATCACCGATAACTATCGTAAACAGTCAAAGTTTACCGACTTAAAAAATGTAAATGAGTTGGAGAGCGAAGACCATAATGTCGCTTTCAACGAAGCAACAAATTATATATTACCCATGCTTAACTTTTTACCTAAAAAATATGCTGTTCCCTTAAAGCTTGCCGACATAGATAATATGAAACAGGCCGACATAGCACAAAAGCTACACTTAACAATACCCGCTACAAAATCAAGAATTCAAAGGGCAAGACAGCTGCTTAAAGCTGAATTTATAACCTGCTGCCGCTATGAAACAGATACCCAAGGCAACATCATTTCCTTTGACATAAAAGAAAGTTGTGAACCCCTACAAAAAGTAAAAAAGGCACTGGAGAAATAA